A region from the Lolium perenne isolate Kyuss_39 chromosome 4, Kyuss_2.0, whole genome shotgun sequence genome encodes:
- the LOC127332106 gene encoding uncharacterized protein, which yields MQPPPESGEPTGNALEECLRLLDELPSAAASSPAFRRHWPFISASLSSLSASLSHPAFPPSAPLLTPLASALSALLSVCSGPPLGHLHTVSLLSSSSASLSQLAADARLLVSPPSAVGDGDGSDTLLPRLRLGSAVSRAAALDSLSESVGSLPAPSTAAAVSAVAAMLDSGDLLPASRDKAVSVLAAFASSDAARRFLIQESPTVVPHLCRALESGGASAEQACLALEPLTASSRDAAAVVASRGGVAALLVVCAAGTPASQAAAAGVLRNVAAFPDLLPAFRDEGALPLLLQLVSLGTPRAQELALGCLQNLTASDTDEGQRLKVEAFQEGALGCVKDLLESCRGDEPGLAPAFGLLRNMASFRYIAEIAASASFVGHVVAALGSDKATTRAEAAMALAELCNVGSGKARKEVGDAMPRLVWMLEAKIVTERDAAARALAALVAASSYRKLFKKEEMGIVNAVQLLDPAVRGVDKRFPLSLLLAVSRSRRCRKQIVAAGACGFLQGLVAAEVDGAKELSECLGRGKMLGVFPRT from the coding sequence ATGCAACCGCCGCCGGAGTCCGGCGAGCCCACCGGCAACGCCCTCGAGGAGTGCCTCCGCCTCCTAGACGAGCTCCCTTCCGCTGCTGCCTCCTCACCGGCTTTCCGCCGCCACTGGCCCTTTATCTCGGCCTCCCTctcgtcgctctccgcctccctCTCCCACCCCGCCTTCCCGCCCTCCGCGCCGCTCCTCACGCCCCTCGCCTCTGCGCTCTCGGCTCTCCTATCCGTCTGCAGCGGCCCTCCTCTAGGCCACCTCCACACCGTCtcactcctctcctcctcctccgcctccctctccCAGCTCGCAGCCGACGCGCGCCTGCTCGTCTCTCCACCCTCCGCCGTGGGCGACGGCGATGGATCCGACACCCTGCTGCCCCGCCTCCGTCTCGGCTCCGCCGTTTCCCGCGCCGCGGCGCTGGACTCGCTCTCCGAATCCGTCGGCTCCCTCCCGGCGccatccaccgccgccgccgtctccgcgGTCGCGGCGATGCtcgactccggcgacctcctccccgCCTCCCGCGACAAGGCCGTGTCCGTGCTCGCCGCCTTCGCGTCCTCCGACGCCGCGCGCCGGTTCCTGATCCAGGAGTCCCCCACCGTCGTGCCCCACCTCTGCCGCGCGCTCGAGTCCGGCGGGGCCAGCGCCGAGCAGGCCTGCCTCGCCCTCGAACCCCTCACCGCCTCGTCCCGCGACGCGGCGGCGGTCGTCGCGTCGCGCGGCGGCGTGGCCGCGCTGCTCGTGGTCTGCGCCGCGGGCACCCCGGCGTCGCAGGCCGCCGCCGCGGGCGTGCTCCGGAACGTCGCCGCCTTCCCGGACCTGCTCCCCGCGTTCCGCGACGAGGGCGCGCTGCCCCTGCTGCTGCAGCTCGTCTCGCTCGGCACGCCGCGCGCGCAGGAGCTCGCGCTCGGCTGCCTCCAGAACCTGACCGCCAGCGACACGGACGAGGGACAGAGGCTCAAGGTCGAGGCCTTCCAGGAAGGCGCGCTCGGCTGCGTCAAGGACTTGCTCGAGTCGTGCCGCGGGGACGAGCCGGGCCTCGCGCCGGCGTTCGGGCTCCTCCGCAACATGGCCTCCTTCCGCTACATCGCCGAGATCGCCGCCTCGGCCAGCTTCGTCGGCCACGTCGTGGCCGCGCTCGGCAGCGACAAGGCAACCACCCGCGCGGAGGCCGCCATGGCGCTGGCGGAGCTGTGCAACGTCGGCAGCGGCAAGGCGAGGAAGGAGGTCGGGGACGCGATGCCGAGGCTAGTCTGGATGCTGGAGGCTAAAATCGTCACCGAGAGGGACGCCGCCGCGAGGGCCCTGGCGGCGCTCGTCGCGGCGAGCAGCTACCGGAAGCTGTTCAAGAAGGAGGAGATGGGCATCGTCAACGCTGTCCAGCTGCTGGATCCGGCCGTCCGGGGCGTCGACAAGCGGTTCCCGTTATCGCTGCTGCTCGCCGTCTCGCGGTCCCGGCGCTGCCGGAAGCAGATTGTGGCGGCCGGCGCGTGCGGCTTCCTGCAGGGGCTTGTGGCTGCGGAGGTAGACGGCGCCAAGGAGCTCTCCGAGTGCCTGGGCAGGGGCAAGATGCTCGGCGTGTTCCCCCGGACGTGA